A section of the Aminiphilus circumscriptus DSM 16581 genome encodes:
- a CDS encoding ABC transporter permease subunit, which translates to MADLENNGLPRESMGERIREAVKDFGIPRFIILGFLILLIVAAKVLGLSMPQLLGSILTRFGMNGILVLAMIPAIQSGTGPNFVLPLGITCGIVAMTLSIELDMTGLSAFLFSAGFGALLAGIAGYFYGVFQNKVKGQEMTVGTYVGFSVVSLMCIFWTLVPFKSPEMIWPYGGSGLRVTITLEKRFAGVLDNLFSFDMMGVTVPTGLLLFFALFCVLTWLYMRSKSGIAMMMVGSNPRFAESAGLNVNRLRVLGSVLSQMLAAVGIVVYAESYGFLQLYMGPLFMAFFAVASILIGGASLKRATVTHAVVGTFLFQSILVVSMPVANLVVADNLADVVRIIISNGIILYALTRKEAGVDVR; encoded by the coding sequence ATGGCGGATCTGGAGAACAACGGTCTGCCCCGGGAAAGTATGGGCGAACGGATCCGGGAGGCCGTCAAGGATTTCGGCATTCCCCGTTTCATCATCCTCGGATTTCTGATTCTGCTCATCGTTGCCGCGAAGGTCCTTGGGCTTTCCATGCCGCAGCTTCTGGGCAGCATCCTTACGCGTTTCGGCATGAACGGCATTCTCGTGCTGGCCATGATCCCCGCCATTCAGTCCGGAACCGGACCGAATTTCGTGCTTCCTCTGGGGATCACCTGCGGCATCGTGGCGATGACGTTGAGCATCGAACTGGACATGACAGGGCTCTCAGCCTTTCTCTTCTCGGCGGGTTTCGGAGCCCTTCTGGCGGGCATTGCGGGCTATTTCTACGGCGTTTTTCAGAACAAGGTGAAGGGACAGGAGATGACGGTTGGAACCTACGTGGGTTTTTCCGTGGTCTCCCTCATGTGCATCTTCTGGACTCTCGTTCCCTTTAAGAGCCCGGAGATGATCTGGCCCTACGGTGGTTCAGGGCTTAGGGTCACCATCACCCTTGAAAAGCGTTTTGCCGGTGTTCTCGACAACCTCTTCTCCTTCGATATGATGGGTGTCACGGTTCCCACGGGGCTTCTCCTCTTCTTCGCTCTCTTCTGCGTGCTCACTTGGCTCTACATGCGCTCCAAATCGGGCATCGCCATGATGATGGTGGGGAGCAACCCCCGTTTCGCCGAATCAGCGGGGCTCAACGTGAATCGGCTCCGGGTGTTGGGTTCCGTGCTCTCCCAGATGCTTGCCGCGGTGGGCATCGTGGTTTACGCGGAGAGCTACGGATTTCTTCAGCTCTACATGGGGCCGCTCTTCATGGCCTTCTTCGCCGTGGCGTCCATTCTCATCGGAGGTGCCTCCCTGAAGCGGGCCACGGTGACCCACGCTGTCGTCGGTACCTTTCTCTTCCAATCCATCCTGGTGGTCTCCATGCCCGTGGCCAACCTGGTCGTGGCGGACAACCTGGCCGACGTGGTGCGGATCATCATCAGCAACGGCATTATTCTCTACGCGTTGACGCGGAAAGAAGCGGGGGTGGACGTGCGATGA
- a CDS encoding ABC transporter permease subunit — MPPAKKKFDLAYALRSNVVPLFFLVICVIGAYYSGLSLPFLLNEIVVRMARNSFLVISLIIPILAGMGLNFGIVLGAMAGQFAYFATVNWQIAGLWGFTLTCILSFPLAVFFGWLTGKLFNSAKGKEMITGIILGFFANGVYQLINLYFMGNLIPIRVPEMLIPGGYGLRNTVDLKIMHYALDNLWKVRIPIPGSVTPIVVPVVTLAIIALLCVGMRFLFKTKLGQEFRATGQNRHIAEVAGIQVDKIRVLAIIFSTVLAAWGQIIFLQNIGNMNTYGAHVQVGTFAVAAILIGGASVSKATIGQALMGTLLFHTMFIVSPLAGKNLLGNVQVGEYFRVFVTYGVIGVALALHAWQGKAKRKS, encoded by the coding sequence ATGCCTCCGGCGAAGAAGAAGTTCGACCTCGCCTATGCACTTCGCAGCAACGTCGTGCCGCTCTTTTTTCTCGTCATCTGCGTGATCGGCGCTTACTACAGCGGACTTTCCCTGCCCTTCCTGCTCAACGAAATCGTGGTGCGCATGGCCCGGAATAGTTTTCTGGTCATCTCCTTGATCATTCCCATCCTCGCCGGAATGGGGTTGAACTTCGGTATCGTGCTCGGAGCCATGGCGGGACAATTCGCCTATTTCGCCACAGTGAACTGGCAGATCGCCGGACTCTGGGGGTTCACCCTCACCTGCATTCTCTCCTTCCCGTTGGCGGTCTTCTTCGGATGGCTCACGGGGAAACTTTTCAACAGCGCCAAGGGCAAGGAAATGATCACCGGGATCATCCTCGGATTCTTCGCGAACGGGGTCTATCAGCTCATCAACCTTTACTTCATGGGCAACCTCATTCCCATCCGCGTTCCCGAGATGCTCATTCCGGGAGGCTATGGCCTGCGGAACACCGTGGACCTGAAAATCATGCACTACGCGCTGGACAATCTCTGGAAAGTGCGCATCCCCATTCCAGGGTCGGTCACGCCCATCGTCGTTCCCGTCGTGACCCTCGCGATTATCGCGCTTCTCTGCGTGGGCATGCGTTTCCTCTTCAAGACCAAATTGGGGCAGGAATTCCGGGCCACCGGCCAGAACCGGCACATCGCCGAGGTCGCGGGCATTCAGGTGGACAAGATCCGCGTCCTGGCCATCATCTTCTCCACGGTCCTCGCGGCGTGGGGGCAGATCATCTTTCTCCAGAACATCGGCAACATGAACACCTATGGTGCTCACGTTCAGGTGGGAACCTTCGCCGTGGCGGCCATTCTCATCGGTGGTGCGTCGGTTTCCAAGGCCACAATTGGTCAGGCCTTGATGGGAACACTTCTTTTCCACACCATGTTCATCGTCTCGCCCCTGGCGGGGAAGAATCTGCTGGGGAACGTTCAGGTGGGAGAATACTTCCGGGTGTTCGTCACCTACGGGGTCATCGGGGTCGCCCTGGCGCTCCATGCCTGGCAGGGGAAGGCCAAGAGAAAGTCCTGA
- a CDS encoding acyl-CoA reductase produces the protein MEATQRHYLFGEFLELPQDLPEATAARFFNETFLAERSRAFAAVPVDDVLGVLHRTGRLLVDPKGSYRRRILENMPAVTGYSPALVEKGVEVLGTLLSRTFLQERLSCLGNYRALDCFVPWGRGKLSRAVPLGAVCHVAAGNIFLGSVDSLVLGISTKNVNVLKISRQDPLFPFLFLEALLEADPKGLVAPYLAVTSWSRRNAAVVSLVKRVFDGILLFGGEDAVREYKKDLAPKTQLLAFGPKISFGVVTEGLDDEELREAAKGFALDVTLWEQRACTSCQNVFVEDAGADASDLFGDDSSYVVRFSRYFADALAEQAKVFPPGRAELDELVEIRKERELAAWKSFQGKARLFEVAGGDATVILQEGADVVPSPLNRTVYVNRVRRLEDVTEGNLRVMGYYMSTVGLAAPEERLQSSLEAMLGLGVLRFCRPGTMGLGADPSAPHDGVFIPLQLVRFVNREDISPDLLGQDFLFRESRDRELLARINAILETATASPFYRERYASRALSLPLASLDDLKNVPFLEKADLAAHCPPFDMTMLTREPRGAYFFASGGTSGKPRYVAWSAEEFDLAGHLTGRGFRMLGIGPEDTVANLLRAGALWTGFLAFDRALEETGCRILSMTYNQSDEETLEMLATFRPTAIMAMSSALVSLAEAVERTGWSGSVPKVFFTGEPLPESAREYVSRLFRSECIASPLYGAVEIGPMGYQCPHCSPTEFHVTDEWCYMELMEDGEIVATTLERHLHPLIRYRLGDRAEWVAGACACGSRSPRFRLLGRTDDYVRVHFGKLYLEEVAQALRAFPELSSDFQIVVDPLGERARVTFTVESLPGRLSGLPRTQESRDTRDTVELERRICDAIIAKAKVYADPRNLKLEELVARVVPPQSIPRVERTGKIRRIVDRRV, from the coding sequence ATGGAAGCGACCCAGCGCCACTACTTGTTCGGTGAGTTTCTCGAGCTGCCCCAGGACCTGCCCGAGGCGACGGCGGCCCGATTTTTCAATGAGACGTTTCTGGCGGAACGATCCCGTGCCTTCGCGGCGGTTCCCGTGGACGATGTGCTTGGAGTGCTGCACCGCACGGGAAGGTTGCTCGTCGATCCCAAAGGTTCCTATCGCAGGCGCATTCTGGAGAACATGCCCGCCGTGACGGGCTATTCCCCGGCGCTCGTGGAGAAGGGTGTGGAGGTACTGGGGACGCTGCTCTCCCGGACGTTTCTCCAGGAGCGCCTCTCTTGTCTTGGGAACTACCGGGCGCTGGACTGTTTCGTCCCCTGGGGGCGGGGGAAGCTCTCCCGGGCGGTTCCGCTTGGGGCGGTCTGTCACGTCGCCGCGGGAAACATCTTCCTCGGCTCCGTGGATTCCCTCGTGCTCGGCATTTCGACGAAGAACGTGAATGTTCTCAAGATCTCCCGCCAGGATCCGCTTTTCCCGTTTCTTTTTCTCGAGGCACTTCTCGAAGCCGATCCGAAGGGGCTGGTTGCGCCCTACCTGGCTGTCACGTCCTGGAGCAGGCGCAATGCGGCGGTCGTGTCCCTCGTGAAGCGGGTTTTCGACGGCATTCTGCTTTTCGGCGGCGAGGATGCCGTGCGGGAATACAAGAAGGACCTCGCTCCGAAGACGCAGCTTCTCGCCTTCGGTCCGAAGATCAGTTTCGGCGTCGTGACGGAAGGGCTCGACGACGAGGAACTCCGGGAGGCCGCGAAGGGGTTCGCCCTCGATGTCACGCTCTGGGAGCAGAGAGCCTGCACGAGTTGCCAGAATGTCTTCGTGGAGGATGCCGGAGCGGACGCATCGGATCTCTTCGGGGACGACTCCTCCTACGTGGTGCGTTTTTCCCGCTATTTCGCGGACGCCCTGGCGGAGCAGGCGAAGGTCTTTCCGCCCGGAAGGGCGGAGCTGGACGAGCTGGTGGAGATCCGCAAGGAACGGGAACTGGCTGCGTGGAAAAGCTTTCAGGGGAAGGCGCGGTTGTTCGAGGTCGCCGGCGGTGACGCTACGGTGATTCTCCAGGAGGGGGCGGACGTGGTGCCCTCTCCGCTCAACCGGACGGTCTACGTGAACCGTGTGCGGCGGCTCGAGGATGTGACTGAAGGCAATCTCCGCGTCATGGGTTACTACATGTCCACCGTGGGTCTTGCGGCGCCGGAGGAGCGGCTGCAAAGTTCTCTGGAGGCCATGCTCGGTCTGGGCGTGCTCCGTTTCTGTCGTCCCGGCACGATGGGTCTCGGTGCCGATCCGTCCGCGCCTCACGACGGCGTTTTCATTCCTCTGCAGCTCGTGCGCTTCGTGAACCGGGAGGACATCTCCCCGGATCTGCTCGGCCAGGATTTCCTCTTTCGGGAGAGCCGGGACCGGGAGCTGCTCGCCCGGATCAACGCCATTCTGGAGACCGCCACGGCGAGTCCCTTCTATCGGGAGCGCTATGCTTCGCGTGCGCTTTCTCTTCCTCTCGCATCACTCGACGACCTGAAAAACGTTCCCTTTCTCGAAAAGGCGGACCTGGCGGCCCATTGCCCTCCCTTCGACATGACCATGCTCACCCGGGAGCCCCGGGGAGCCTATTTCTTCGCCTCCGGAGGAACTTCGGGAAAACCTCGCTATGTCGCATGGTCCGCTGAGGAGTTTGACCTTGCGGGACATCTCACGGGGCGGGGATTTCGGATGCTTGGGATCGGCCCGGAGGACACGGTGGCGAATCTCCTCCGGGCGGGGGCGCTCTGGACGGGATTTCTCGCCTTCGATCGGGCGCTCGAGGAGACGGGGTGCCGCATTCTCTCCATGACCTACAACCAAAGTGACGAGGAAACCCTGGAGATGCTCGCCACGTTTCGCCCCACGGCGATCATGGCCATGTCCAGTGCCCTCGTCTCTCTCGCGGAGGCGGTGGAGCGAACGGGCTGGAGCGGTTCGGTGCCGAAGGTTTTCTTTACGGGAGAGCCTCTTCCCGAGTCGGCCCGGGAGTACGTGTCGCGGCTCTTCCGGAGCGAGTGCATCGCCTCGCCGCTCTATGGCGCCGTGGAGATCGGTCCCATGGGATACCAGTGTCCCCACTGCAGCCCCACGGAATTCCACGTCACCGATGAATGGTGTTACATGGAACTTATGGAGGACGGAGAAATCGTGGCCACCACACTAGAGAGGCACCTTCACCCTCTGATCCGCTATCGTCTTGGAGACCGGGCGGAGTGGGTCGCGGGGGCATGTGCATGCGGCTCCCGGTCACCCCGGTTCCGCCTTCTCGGCAGGACCGACGACTACGTGCGGGTTCACTTCGGAAAACTGTATCTGGAGGAGGTCGCCCAGGCACTTCGCGCCTTTCCGGAGCTCTCCTCGGATTTTCAGATCGTTGTGGACCCGTTGGGAGAGCGTGCTCGGGTGACCTTCACCGTGGAAAGCCTTCCGGGACGCCTTTCCGGGCTTCCCAGGACTCAGGAGTCCAGGGATACGAGGGATACGGTGGAACTGGAGCGGCGCATCTGCGACGCCATCATTGCCAAGGCGAAGGTCTACGCGGATCCGCGCAATCTCAAGCTCGAGGAACTGGTAGCTCGGGTCGTTCCGCCCCAGTCCATTCCCCGGGTGGAGCGCACGGGGAAAATCCGTCGTATCGTGGACAGAAGGGTTTAA
- a CDS encoding sugar ABC transporter ATP-binding protein, protein MAAYRLEMRDIQKEYFGNRVLKGVSIRVEPGKIYSIVGENGAGKSTLMNILFGMPVIHNTGGFSGEIFMDGNPVRISSPQDAVDLGIGMVHQEFMLLPGFSIAENIKLNREITFPNMVSRIFGKKLESLDMPAMRRDSRKALDRLGLSTLDEMLPVAGLPVGYMQFVEIAREIDKEKTKILVLDEPTAVLTESEAEVLLATMRRLAGEGISILFITHRLDEVLAVSQDITVLRDGEQVATLKADEASVSRLAELMVGRKLEAVGCDACAPSPKRDKVLLKIADLRVDMPGERVCGLDLDVYEGEILGIGGLAGHGKIGIANGVVGMYPAEGKLVLDGKDLPLNNTLEALRSGMAFVSEDRRGVGLLLDESIEINMTVTAMQCQGKFLRRMGILLADGGAIRRHALKMIRDLDIRCTGPEQIVRRLSGGNQQKVCIAKAITLEPRLIFVSEPTRGIDVGAKKIVLDLLVRLNREMGVTVVITSSELAELRSICDRIAIIYNGKLEGILPPDASDVDFGLLMAGEMSHSRKEAS, encoded by the coding sequence GTGGCGGCATATCGGTTGGAAATGCGGGACATCCAGAAGGAATACTTCGGGAACCGGGTCCTCAAGGGAGTTTCGATCCGGGTCGAGCCGGGAAAGATCTATTCCATCGTGGGTGAGAACGGTGCGGGCAAATCAACCCTCATGAACATTCTCTTCGGCATGCCTGTCATCCACAATACGGGAGGATTTTCGGGGGAGATCTTCATGGACGGTAATCCCGTTCGCATCTCCTCTCCCCAGGATGCGGTGGATTTGGGGATCGGCATGGTGCATCAGGAATTCATGCTCCTTCCGGGTTTTTCCATCGCTGAAAACATCAAACTCAACCGTGAAATCACGTTCCCCAACATGGTGAGCCGTATTTTCGGGAAAAAACTCGAAAGTTTGGACATGCCAGCCATGCGGAGGGACTCGCGAAAGGCACTGGATCGCCTGGGGCTTTCGACACTGGACGAGATGCTGCCCGTGGCGGGGCTTCCCGTGGGATACATGCAGTTCGTGGAGATCGCCCGGGAGATCGACAAGGAGAAGACAAAGATCCTCGTTCTCGATGAGCCCACGGCAGTGCTCACCGAATCCGAGGCGGAGGTGCTTCTCGCTACCATGCGTCGTCTTGCGGGAGAAGGAATCTCCATTCTCTTCATCACCCACCGCCTTGACGAGGTGCTTGCCGTCTCCCAGGACATCACGGTTCTCCGCGACGGCGAGCAGGTGGCGACGCTGAAGGCAGACGAGGCCTCGGTGAGCCGTCTGGCGGAACTCATGGTGGGACGCAAGCTCGAGGCAGTGGGGTGCGACGCCTGTGCACCCAGTCCCAAGAGGGACAAGGTGCTCCTGAAGATAGCGGACCTCCGTGTGGACATGCCGGGAGAGCGGGTCTGCGGACTTGACCTGGACGTGTATGAGGGTGAAATCCTCGGCATCGGCGGTCTTGCGGGACACGGAAAAATCGGCATCGCCAACGGCGTGGTGGGCATGTATCCTGCGGAGGGCAAGCTTGTCCTCGACGGGAAGGATCTTCCCCTGAACAATACCCTCGAGGCCCTGCGGAGCGGCATGGCCTTCGTGTCCGAGGACCGGCGCGGCGTGGGCCTTCTTCTCGACGAATCCATCGAGATCAACATGACCGTCACGGCCATGCAGTGCCAGGGAAAATTCCTCCGACGGATGGGCATTCTCCTGGCCGACGGAGGTGCCATTCGCCGTCATGCCCTGAAGATGATTCGAGATCTGGACATTCGCTGCACCGGACCGGAGCAGATCGTGCGGCGCCTTTCCGGAGGAAACCAGCAGAAGGTGTGCATCGCCAAGGCGATTACGCTGGAGCCGCGGCTCATCTTCGTCTCCGAGCCCACCCGTGGCATCGATGTGGGGGCCAAGAAAATCGTGCTTGATCTTTTGGTCCGATTGAACCGAGAGATGGGCGTCACCGTGGTGATCACCTCTTCGGAACTGGCGGAGCTGCGCTCCATCTGCGACCGCATCGCCATCATCTACAACGGAAAACTCGAGGGCATTCTGCCCCCCGACGCGAGCGACGTCGATTTCGGCCTTCTCATGGCGGGTGAAATGTCCCATTCGAGAAAGGAGGCATCGTGA
- a CDS encoding DUF3798 domain-containing protein, which translates to MFKKSILGVLVLALLVSLCGMAFAGQPKVGIMTGTTSQGEEEYRAAQEMIKQWGADRVIHVTYPDKFMDEQETTIQQILSMAQDPDVKAIVLVQGVPGTAAAIDKVKEIRPDMFFINIVPHEDPLMSAQKADICLETDNPARGISIIEMAKKMGAKTFIHYSFPRHMSYPLLANRRDIMIEECKKQGIEFVFVNAPDPTGDAGIAGAQQFILEDVPRQVEKYGKDTAFFSTNCGMQEPLIKSVLKTGAIYPEQCCPSPYHAYPGALGIEIPADKAGDVAFILEAISAKVKEGGGAGRFATWKIPATMGMAYAATEYAFGIGDGSIKGYDNGKMVELLKKYCGDGIKTSTYVAPDGKEKADNFILFVGESIIFGL; encoded by the coding sequence GTGTTCAAAAAAAGCATTTTGGGAGTCCTTGTACTTGCGCTTCTGGTGAGCCTCTGCGGCATGGCTTTCGCGGGCCAGCCCAAGGTGGGCATCATGACGGGGACCACGTCTCAGGGTGAGGAAGAGTATCGCGCCGCTCAGGAAATGATCAAGCAGTGGGGCGCGGACCGCGTCATTCACGTGACCTATCCCGACAAGTTCATGGACGAGCAGGAGACCACAATCCAGCAGATCCTCAGCATGGCCCAGGATCCCGATGTGAAGGCCATTGTCCTCGTTCAGGGCGTTCCCGGCACTGCCGCCGCCATCGACAAGGTGAAGGAAATCCGCCCGGACATGTTCTTCATCAACATCGTGCCCCACGAAGATCCGCTCATGTCCGCCCAGAAGGCCGACATCTGTCTCGAGACGGACAACCCTGCCCGCGGCATCAGCATCATTGAGATGGCCAAGAAAATGGGCGCCAAGACGTTTATCCACTACTCCTTCCCCCGGCACATGTCCTATCCGCTTCTCGCCAACCGGCGGGATATCATGATCGAGGAATGCAAGAAGCAGGGCATCGAGTTTGTCTTCGTCAATGCCCCCGATCCCACGGGTGACGCAGGGATCGCTGGTGCCCAGCAGTTCATTCTCGAGGACGTGCCTCGCCAGGTGGAGAAGTACGGCAAGGATACGGCCTTCTTCAGCACGAACTGCGGCATGCAGGAACCCCTCATCAAGTCCGTGCTGAAGACCGGGGCGATCTATCCCGAGCAGTGCTGCCCCAGCCCCTATCACGCCTATCCCGGGGCCCTCGGCATTGAAATTCCCGCCGACAAGGCCGGCGATGTGGCCTTCATTCTCGAGGCTATCAGCGCGAAGGTGAAGGAGGGTGGCGGTGCGGGACGGTTCGCCACGTGGAAGATTCCCGCCACCATGGGCATGGCCTACGCCGCGACGGAATACGCCTTTGGCATTGGCGATGGCTCCATCAAGGGATATGACAACGGCAAGATGGTGGAACTGCTGAAGAAGTACTGCGGCGACGGCATCAAGACCAGCACCTACGTCGCTCCCGACGGCAAGGAGAAGGCGGACAATTTCATCCTCTTCGTCGGCGAGTCCATCATCTTCGGTCTGTAA
- a CDS encoding acyl-protein synthetase LuxE yields the protein MARCMGCMERPEEDASRKRKHGEDAVEMPEETGKDGLRAFTPGNGAEYERDGGLFPVADALCSLEDAFAFSPERDSLFTEALFENYRYQYERHPFLRFLAVRGGFSPERAKASGDIYDIPPLFVGTLKLHRFCSVPDEEVVLTLTSSGTSGQKTQLLLDTPSLARLEALSRSVFRGLGFESTEPVHYLLFGYEREHAGAVGTSWSTEQKMVCAPAKTVSWLIRWDDASQEFEFDAVAAARRIAELAEDAPLRFLGFPAFMYRAVEELRKIAPGLRVDPRSFVIAGGGWKNYAGVPLSQEVFARFLEESLGLPRENVRDVFGMAEHGVPYGACRYGHHHVPIFGRLSVRDPRTLEVLPPGVEGLLHLLTPYNTAQPNCSLLATDVARLEEDCPCGLPGTYIASVRRGGTSKHKGCAIAAQEILDRMARTGA from the coding sequence ATGGCGCGATGTATGGGATGTATGGAACGCCCCGAGGAGGACGCTTCCCGGAAGCGGAAGCACGGAGAGGATGCCGTTGAAATGCCTGAAGAAACAGGAAAGGATGGACTGAGAGCGTTCACCCCCGGGAACGGCGCAGAGTACGAGCGTGACGGAGGGCTTTTCCCCGTCGCGGATGCCCTCTGTTCCCTCGAGGACGCCTTTGCTTTTTCTCCGGAGAGGGATTCGCTTTTTACGGAGGCACTTTTCGAGAATTACCGGTACCAGTACGAGCGACACCCCTTTCTGCGCTTTCTTGCGGTCCGCGGCGGGTTTTCTCCGGAACGGGCGAAAGCCTCGGGAGACATCTACGACATTCCCCCCCTTTTCGTGGGAACGCTCAAGCTCCATCGTTTCTGCTCCGTTCCGGACGAGGAGGTTGTCCTAACGCTCACCAGTTCGGGGACGAGTGGTCAGAAAACACAGCTTTTGCTGGACACGCCCTCTCTCGCCAGGCTTGAGGCGCTCTCCCGGTCTGTCTTCCGGGGGCTCGGTTTTGAGAGTACCGAACCTGTGCACTATCTGCTCTTCGGCTACGAACGGGAGCACGCCGGAGCGGTGGGAACGAGCTGGAGCACCGAACAGAAGATGGTCTGTGCTCCGGCCAAGACCGTGTCCTGGCTTATCCGATGGGACGATGCCTCGCAGGAGTTCGAGTTCGACGCCGTTGCCGCGGCCCGGCGCATTGCCGAATTGGCCGAGGACGCGCCGCTCCGGTTTCTCGGCTTTCCCGCCTTCATGTACCGTGCGGTGGAAGAGCTGCGGAAGATCGCTCCCGGACTCCGGGTCGATCCCCGGAGCTTCGTCATCGCCGGAGGCGGATGGAAGAACTACGCGGGAGTTCCCCTGAGCCAGGAGGTATTTGCCCGTTTCCTCGAGGAATCCCTGGGGCTGCCGAGGGAGAACGTGCGGGACGTGTTCGGCATGGCGGAGCACGGTGTTCCCTATGGAGCGTGCCGCTATGGGCATCATCACGTACCCATCTTCGGGCGGCTCTCCGTCCGGGATCCCAGAACGCTGGAGGTGCTTCCTCCCGGTGTCGAGGGGCTCTTGCATCTGCTCACTCCCTACAACACCGCCCAGCCGAACTGCTCTCTTCTTGCCACCGACGTGGCCCGCCTCGAGGAGGACTGCCCCTGTGGTCTTCCCGGAACATACATCGCTTCGGTCCGGCGGGGAGGTACGTCCAAGCACAAGGGATGCGCCATCGCGGCTCAGGAGATCCTGGATCGCATGGCTCGTACGGGCGCGTGA
- a CDS encoding GNAT family N-acetyltransferase — MRQGDELRIVVPDSIEYLAPLQRLVDELAAKIGFEEMARREIQLGFEEAFVNVVEHAFDPGEQASFEVCLRAVPLGMEVVVHDEGLPFDPGLVPEYAPEHLKAGTLSEGQGEGGLGIFLMRHLMDEATFVNLGRKGKETRLIKYLPRKSVQELSHGEELAAWEMPVEEKTAVSVSPPERIAYSIRLLEPRDAVEVARCAYRAYGYSYPNPHIFFPDRVVDLNARGSLVSALAVTPEGDIMGHAALEVPSDDPGAPVEIGMAFVKPAYRGQGCLHDLTTFLLDEARQRGFGGAYVQSVTTHPASQKAGRSVGFRECGLFVGAYPETMNFKKLGGEVGQRLSLVLAFLPLVVFPAETLHCPLRHRRMLERLFVELDMHPRMVFPRGLRPELPPGQGEMRVSVTETTATAEINLVAFGMETKAAVQAVVRQLCRKKIEFISLRLPLRDPTTPFFCDVLEEEGFFFAGVLPHASRGPFLLLQYLNNQIIDYGRIRIASDVAGELLAYVRSCDPGEDVPSPSAGNA, encoded by the coding sequence ATGCGTCAGGGAGACGAGTTGCGCATCGTGGTGCCCGATTCCATTGAGTATCTTGCTCCACTTCAGCGGCTGGTGGATGAGCTGGCCGCGAAGATCGGTTTTGAAGAAATGGCCCGGAGAGAGATACAGCTCGGTTTCGAGGAGGCGTTCGTAAATGTGGTGGAACACGCCTTCGATCCCGGCGAACAGGCCTCTTTCGAGGTATGCCTTCGGGCGGTTCCTTTGGGGATGGAGGTCGTGGTGCACGACGAGGGGCTTCCCTTCGACCCCGGCCTGGTGCCGGAGTACGCTCCGGAACATCTCAAGGCAGGAACACTTTCCGAGGGACAGGGAGAAGGCGGACTCGGCATCTTCCTCATGCGGCACCTCATGGACGAGGCGACCTTCGTCAACCTCGGAAGAAAGGGAAAGGAAACCAGACTGATCAAGTATCTGCCGAGAAAATCCGTGCAAGAACTCTCGCATGGAGAGGAATTGGCCGCCTGGGAGATGCCCGTCGAGGAAAAAACCGCAGTCTCCGTCTCGCCGCCGGAGCGGATCGCCTATTCCATCCGTCTTCTCGAACCTCGGGACGCGGTGGAGGTGGCTCGTTGCGCCTACCGGGCCTATGGATATTCCTACCCGAACCCTCACATCTTCTTTCCCGACCGGGTGGTTGACCTGAACGCCCGAGGAAGCCTCGTCTCCGCCCTTGCGGTGACCCCGGAGGGGGACATCATGGGCCATGCCGCGCTTGAGGTGCCTTCCGACGACCCCGGGGCCCCCGTCGAGATCGGCATGGCTTTCGTGAAACCTGCTTATCGAGGGCAGGGGTGTCTGCATGATCTGACCACCTTTCTTCTTGACGAGGCGCGCCAGAGAGGATTTGGCGGAGCGTACGTCCAGTCCGTGACCACCCATCCGGCTTCCCAGAAGGCGGGCCGTTCCGTGGGATTTCGCGAGTGCGGACTCTTCGTCGGTGCCTACCCCGAGACCATGAATTTCAAGAAGCTCGGTGGCGAGGTGGGGCAACGCCTGAGTCTGGTTCTGGCCTTCCTGCCGCTGGTTGTCTTTCCCGCTGAAACACTGCACTGTCCTCTGCGGCACCGGCGCATGCTCGAGCGCCTTTTCGTGGAACTGGACATGCACCCGCGCATGGTTTTTCCACGTGGTCTGCGCCCGGAGCTGCCCCCGGGACAGGGCGAAATGCGCGTGTCCGTCACGGAGACGACGGCGACGGCGGAGATCAACCTCGTTGCTTTCGGAATGGAGACGAAAGCGGCGGTACAGGCGGTGGTGCGGCAGCTTTGCCGAAAAAAAATCGAGTTCATCTCCCTGCGGCTTCCTCTCAGAGATCCTACGACTCCCTTCTTCTGCGACGTCCTGGAGGAAGAGGGATTTTTCTTCGCCGGAGTTCTTCCCCACGCTTCCCGGGGGCCTTTTCTTCTTTTGCAGTACCTGAACAATCAGATCATCGACTACGGCAGAATCAGGATTGCCTCGGACGTTGCGGGAGAACTGCTGGCCTACGTTCGCTCCTGCGATCCCGGTGAGGACGTGCCGTCGCCTTCCGCTGGAAACGCCTGA